The following coding sequences are from one Caloenas nicobarica isolate bCalNic1 chromosome 25, bCalNic1.hap1, whole genome shotgun sequence window:
- the C25H8orf58 gene encoding uncharacterized protein C8orf58 homolog translates to MWGGSRAGWKRRFSGYGPWETAESCVVPTSASVYRRLQESPRQPPGGMSTWGPPPPPALSPSSPLASGGLLKSESEDSGVEMASNEHSPCTPLGSESSFSLDGGPLEKKSPPREEPGREPPRTPRSRSASKKLVQAAQHSKRQRLPGRCPRPRGEHAWDPREQEEPSAADPEGAAVPGQGLRYLEHVCQMLERLARLQQDNRLLRQQVGDARSTCPDATPTRDAPGQDPMWRGERFRPRSCSDSQAPASDPGPCQRMWGHSASSPSLLDPSESGMGAPAVDKDRRSHWGRVKVLLTRLTRRSLRGGRCR, encoded by the exons ATGTGGGGGGGCTCCCGCGCTGGCTGGAAGAGGAGGTTCAGCGGCT ATGGTCCCTGGGAGACAGCGGAGAGCTGCGTGGTACCCACCTCTGCCAGCGTCTACCGGCGGCTGCAGGAGAGCCCGCGGCAGCCCCCGGGGGGCATGAGcacctggggacccccccccccaccagcCCTCTCCCCCAGTAGCCCCCTGGCAAGCGGGGGACTCCTCAAGTCTGAATCGGAGGACTCCGGGGTGGAGATGGCCAGCAACGAGCactccccctgcacccccctggGCTCTGAGAGCAGCTTCTCCCTCGACGGCGGCCCCCTGGAGAAGAAGAGCCCCCCAAGAGAGGAGCCGGGCCGCGAGCCCCCCCGAACGCCCCGCAGCCGCTcggccagcaagaagctggtGCAGGCAGCGCAGCACAGCAAGAGGCAGCGGCTGCCCGGGCGCTGCCCACGTCCGCGGGGAGAACACGCGTGGGACCCTCGGGAGCAGGAGGAGCCCAGCGCGGCGGACCCCGAGGGAgcg GCTGTacctgggcaggggctgcggtaCCTGGAGCACGTCTGCCAGATGCTGGAGCGCCTGGCCCGGCTGCAGCAGGACAACCGGCTCCTCCGGCAGCAGGTGGGGGATGCCCGCAGCACCTGCCCTGACGCCACG CCCACCCGGGACGCCCCGGGACAGGATCCCATGTGGAGGGGTGAGCGGTTCCGCCCGCGCTCCTGCTCGGACAGCCAAGCGCCAG CGTCTGACCCCGGCCCGTGCCAGAGGATGTGGGGACACTCtgccagctcccccagcctgcTGGACCCCTCTGAGAGCGGGATGGGCGCCCCGGCGGTGGACAAG GACAGGCGCTCGCACTGGGGCCGGGTGAAGGTTCTGCTCACCCGCCTCACCCGCCGCTCGCTGCGGGGGGGCCGGTGCAGGTAG
- the PDLIM2 gene encoding PDZ and LIM domain protein 2 isoform X3, producing the protein MPVTVTLAGPAPWGFRLTGGRDFGKPITVSKVTEHGKAAAGDLRPGDIIIAINGESTAEMLNVEAQNKIKQSPGQLQLQVERSLMPPPSHTNGDTSPDRLATRFQDTLQMQEKIQGTLRASYSSSASLSPPASSSQPLQEELASPSLHQERGSLIHQNSPLGSDLPPPPRPPSPGFGAPPDPWETCRERRRSSHCPSPCNSLGSEPAMRRLEEDSEVYKMLQENRELRAAPRQSSTFRLLQEALEDEGGAGPAAPFPSRLSPSARKPVAGVQKLHVCEKCGSTIATQAVRIQDGRYRHPSCYACADCGLNLKMRGHFWVGDELYCEKHARLRYQGGPSTPAVSQHS; encoded by the exons ATGCCGGTGACAGTGACCTTGGCCGGCCCAGCCCCTTGGGGCTTCCGCCTCACCGGGGGAAGAGACTTCGGGAAACCCATCACCGTGTCCAAG GTGACAGAGCACGGGAAGGCAGCTGCAGGTGACCTGCGTCCAGGGGACATCATCATCGCCATCAACGGGGAGAGCACGGCCGAGATGCTGAACGTGGAGGCGCAGAACAAGATCAAgcagagcccagggcagctccagctgcaggtggagaG GTCACTGATGCCACCTCCCAGCCACACCAATGGGGACACCTCGCCGGACAGGCTGGCCACACGCTTCCAG gacACGCTGCAGATGCAGGAGAAGATCCAGGGCACCCTGAGAGCATCCTACTCCAGCTCCGCATCTCTCAGCCCCCCGGCCAGCAG ctcGCAGCCCCTTCAGGAGGAGCTCGCCAGTCCCAGCCTTCACCAG GAGCGAGGAAGCCTGATCCATCAGAACAGCCCCCTGGGGTCAGACCTGCCTCCACCCCCCCGCCCACCCTCGCCGGGGTTCGgggcccccccagacccctgGGAGACGTGCAGAGAACGGCGCCGCTCGTCACactgtcccagcccctgcaaCAG CCTGGGCTCGGAACCGGCCATGAGGCGCTTGGAGGAGGATTCGGAGGTTTACAAGATGCTGCAGGAGAACCGGGAGCTGCGGGCGGCCCCGCGACAGTCCAGCACCTTCCGCCTGCTGCAGGAGGCTCTGGAGGACGAGGGCGGAG ctggccccgcagcccccttccccagccGGCTCTCGCCCAGCGCCCGCAAGCCCGTGGCCGGTGTCCAGAAGCTGCACGTCTGCGAGAAATGTGGCAGCACCATCGC GACGCAGGCGGTGCGGATCCAGGACGGGCGGTACCGGCACCCGTCCTGCTACGCCTGTGCTGACTGTGGCCTCAACCTGAAGATGCGGGGACACTTCTGGGTGGGTGACGAGCTCTACTGCGAGAAGCACGCCCGCCTGCGCTACCAGGGGGGGCCCAGCACCCCCGCGGTGTCCCAGCACTCCTGA
- the PDLIM2 gene encoding PDZ and LIM domain protein 2 isoform X1, whose translation MGRGFGVSSRHCEAQPRKFFRAASQAPLCAFGIFKMPSSAVADGVPGSRGHPEAVPVGRGWGGAGSLSQRLGEGAAHSHGSHGARRGALGTLCHPGGRSASFPDAGFAVGCRTRGAGACGEQQDPSLAGCWLPSQPHCPLQTPLAWPCRATNCQGGTDFLPCARPRGQRGDLACPVPPAAPTQPAVGPQDPCVPRGFLAGEEATSPSWGNQGGKRKRRWLPAPCDSAGTRVPSPEGRRCRCLPPRVWDPWGAGLGGATGLCLPEEQRAPRDFPTPPLPARPEPPAAMPVTVTLAGPAPWGFRLTGGRDFGKPITVSKVTEHGKAAAGDLRPGDIIIAINGESTAEMLNVEAQNKIKQSPGQLQLQVERSLMPPPSHTNGDTSPDRLATRFQDTLQMQEKIQGTLRASYSSSASLSPPASSSQPLQEELASPSLHQERGSLIHQNSPLGSDLPPPPRPPSPGFGAPPDPWETCRERRRSSHCPSPCNSLGSEPAMRRLEEDSEVYKMLQENRELRAAPRQSSTFRLLQEALEDEGGAGPAAPFPSRLSPSARKPVAGVQKLHVCEKCGSTIATQAVRIQDGRYRHPSCYACADCGLNLKMRGHFWVGDELYCEKHARLRYQGGPSTPAVSQHS comes from the exons ATGgggagggggtttggggtttcCTCCCGCCACTGCGAAGCCCAGCCCAGGAAATTCTTCCGGGCAGCCTCTCAAGCCCCTCTTTGTGCgtttgggatttttaaaatgccttccTCGGCGGTTGCGGATGGGGTGCCGGGCTCCCGCGGCCACCCCGAGGCTGTGCCAGTgggacggggctgggggggagcagggagccTGAGCCAACGTTTAGGGGAGGGGGCTGCCCATTCCCACGGATCCCACGGCGCTCGCCGGGGTGCCTTGGGGACCCTGTGCCACCCTGGGGGACGCTCAGCATCCTTTCCTGATGCGGGTTTTGCTGTGGGGTGCAGGACTCGGGGTGCCGGTGCTTGCGGTGAGCAGCAGGATCCGTCCCTCGCTGGCTGCTGGCTGCCCTCGCAGCCACATTGTCCCCTCCAAACCCCGCTGGCTTGGCCCTGCCGTGCTACAAATTGCCAAGGAGGCACCGATTTCTTGCCTTGCGCAAGGCcccggggacagcggggtgaCCTCGCCTGCCCCGTCCCACCGGCTGCACCAACACAGCCAGCAGTGGGTCCCCAGGACCCTTGTGTCCCCCGGGGGTTTTTGGCAGGGGAGGaagccaccagccccagctggggAAACCAGGGCGGCAAGAGGAAGCGGCGGTGGCTGCCGGCACCCTGTGACAGCGCGGGGACACGGGTCCCCTCCCCGGAAGGAAGGCGCTGCCGGTGTCTGCCACCCCGTGTTTGGGACCCTTggggtgcggggctggggggcgcgACTGGGCTGTGTCTCCCGGAGGAGCAGAGGGCACCCCGGGATTTCCCGACACCGCCACTCCCTGCCCGCCCAGAGCCGCCCGCTGCCATGCCGGTGACAGTGACCTTGGCCGGCCCAGCCCCTTGGGGCTTCCGCCTCACCGGGGGAAGAGACTTCGGGAAACCCATCACCGTGTCCAAG GTGACAGAGCACGGGAAGGCAGCTGCAGGTGACCTGCGTCCAGGGGACATCATCATCGCCATCAACGGGGAGAGCACGGCCGAGATGCTGAACGTGGAGGCGCAGAACAAGATCAAgcagagcccagggcagctccagctgcaggtggagaG GTCACTGATGCCACCTCCCAGCCACACCAATGGGGACACCTCGCCGGACAGGCTGGCCACACGCTTCCAG gacACGCTGCAGATGCAGGAGAAGATCCAGGGCACCCTGAGAGCATCCTACTCCAGCTCCGCATCTCTCAGCCCCCCGGCCAGCAG ctcGCAGCCCCTTCAGGAGGAGCTCGCCAGTCCCAGCCTTCACCAG GAGCGAGGAAGCCTGATCCATCAGAACAGCCCCCTGGGGTCAGACCTGCCTCCACCCCCCCGCCCACCCTCGCCGGGGTTCGgggcccccccagacccctgGGAGACGTGCAGAGAACGGCGCCGCTCGTCACactgtcccagcccctgcaaCAG CCTGGGCTCGGAACCGGCCATGAGGCGCTTGGAGGAGGATTCGGAGGTTTACAAGATGCTGCAGGAGAACCGGGAGCTGCGGGCGGCCCCGCGACAGTCCAGCACCTTCCGCCTGCTGCAGGAGGCTCTGGAGGACGAGGGCGGAG ctggccccgcagcccccttccccagccGGCTCTCGCCCAGCGCCCGCAAGCCCGTGGCCGGTGTCCAGAAGCTGCACGTCTGCGAGAAATGTGGCAGCACCATCGC GACGCAGGCGGTGCGGATCCAGGACGGGCGGTACCGGCACCCGTCCTGCTACGCCTGTGCTGACTGTGGCCTCAACCTGAAGATGCGGGGACACTTCTGGGTGGGTGACGAGCTCTACTGCGAGAAGCACGCCCGCCTGCGCTACCAGGGGGGGCCCAGCACCCCCGCGGTGTCCCAGCACTCCTGA
- the PDLIM2 gene encoding PDZ and LIM domain protein 2 isoform X2: protein MGRGFGVSSRHCEAQPRKFFRAASQAPLCAFGIFKMPSSAVADGVPGSRGHPEAVPVGRGWGGAGSLSQRLGEGAAHSHGSHGARRGALGTLCHPGGRSASFPDAGFAVGCRTRGAGACGEQQDPSLAGCWLPSQPHCPLQTPLAWPCRATNCQGGTDFLPCARPRGQRGDLACPVPPAAPTQPAVGPQDPCVPRGFLAGEEATSPSWGNQGGKRKRRWLPAPCDSAGTRVPSPEGRRCRCLPPRVWDPWGAGLGGATGLCLPEEQRAPRDFPTPPLPARPEPPAAMPVTVTLAGPAPWGFRLTGGRDFGKPITVSKVTEHGKAAAGDLRPGDIIIAINGESTAEMLNVEAQNKIKQSPGQLQLQVERSEEA from the exons ATGgggagggggtttggggtttcCTCCCGCCACTGCGAAGCCCAGCCCAGGAAATTCTTCCGGGCAGCCTCTCAAGCCCCTCTTTGTGCgtttgggatttttaaaatgccttccTCGGCGGTTGCGGATGGGGTGCCGGGCTCCCGCGGCCACCCCGAGGCTGTGCCAGTgggacggggctgggggggagcagggagccTGAGCCAACGTTTAGGGGAGGGGGCTGCCCATTCCCACGGATCCCACGGCGCTCGCCGGGGTGCCTTGGGGACCCTGTGCCACCCTGGGGGACGCTCAGCATCCTTTCCTGATGCGGGTTTTGCTGTGGGGTGCAGGACTCGGGGTGCCGGTGCTTGCGGTGAGCAGCAGGATCCGTCCCTCGCTGGCTGCTGGCTGCCCTCGCAGCCACATTGTCCCCTCCAAACCCCGCTGGCTTGGCCCTGCCGTGCTACAAATTGCCAAGGAGGCACCGATTTCTTGCCTTGCGCAAGGCcccggggacagcggggtgaCCTCGCCTGCCCCGTCCCACCGGCTGCACCAACACAGCCAGCAGTGGGTCCCCAGGACCCTTGTGTCCCCCGGGGGTTTTTGGCAGGGGAGGaagccaccagccccagctggggAAACCAGGGCGGCAAGAGGAAGCGGCGGTGGCTGCCGGCACCCTGTGACAGCGCGGGGACACGGGTCCCCTCCCCGGAAGGAAGGCGCTGCCGGTGTCTGCCACCCCGTGTTTGGGACCCTTggggtgcggggctggggggcgcgACTGGGCTGTGTCTCCCGGAGGAGCAGAGGGCACCCCGGGATTTCCCGACACCGCCACTCCCTGCCCGCCCAGAGCCGCCCGCTGCCATGCCGGTGACAGTGACCTTGGCCGGCCCAGCCCCTTGGGGCTTCCGCCTCACCGGGGGAAGAGACTTCGGGAAACCCATCACCGTGTCCAAG GTGACAGAGCACGGGAAGGCAGCTGCAGGTGACCTGCGTCCAGGGGACATCATCATCGCCATCAACGGGGAGAGCACGGCCGAGATGCTGAACGTGGAGGCGCAGAACAAGATCAAgcagagcccagggcagctccagctgcaggtggagaG GAGCGAGGAAGCCTGA